The nucleotide sequence GGGCGGGATTCGGGGGATTCGGAATGACATGCGGGAGGTTTTTGCCCCAACCACAGTCGATGGGCGCCGCTACGCCGCGAGGCAATTTAGCACCGTCTGCACGAAATCGTATTCGGAGCGCAGGACCGGCACGCCGACTTGTTCGCTCAGCGAGGGAATGGTCTCATCGTCCAGGAACAGATCATCGGTGTTGAGGCAATCGGGCGGGACGATCAGGGCATCGGCCCCGCTGCCCGATTCGCGAAACTGCGCGGCGATATCCGTCCCGGTGAGCAGTCCGGACACAGTCACCGTGTGGCCCCAGAAATCATTGCGCACAATCAGCGGGATCAACTCGAGATTCGTTACACGTTTGTTGATGCGTCGGCAGAGCCGCTCGATGAACGGTCCCGCCGATGTCGCGGTCGCCAGGCACAGCCGCCTGCGCTGCGGAATCTTGCGCGGCAGCTCCGATTCCCGTTCTTCAAAACCGTCGAGCAACTGTCGAATCAGCCCCAAACCGTTTTCGAGCTGGCAGTAGTCGTCATAGTAGTCGGCTGACGGGATCTCCTCGTCCGCAATCAGGTACATTTCATCGGCGGCATAGATGACGCCGACGCCATGCTGCCTCCGCATGGCATCGTGACGCTTGCCGATTTCCCGCAGGATCTCGACCGCCTGTGGCTGTGTGACCAACGGCAAGGTCGGCAGCTTTTCGCGGTGTTTGGTCAGCCCGATGGGAACGACCCCCACCGACGGCACCCGCGGATACAGGGCCAGCAGGTCATCGAATGATCGCCACAGCGGCGCGCCGTCGTTGAGCGACGGCGTCACCACGATTTGCGTGTGGGTGTCGATTCCCTGCGTGTGCAACCGCTTCAGCAGCGGCACGATCGGCTCGGCATCGGGCTTGCGCAAGAATTCGCGGCGTACCGCATCGTCGGTCGAGTGCACCGAGACATACAACGGCGAGAGCCGCTGTTCGAAGATGCGCGCGTAGTCGTCCTCCGACATGTTGGTCAGCGTGACGAAGTTTCCGTGCAAGAACGACAACCGGTAGTCGTCGTCCTTGATGTGCAGGGTGCGCCGCATGCGCCGTTGGCGGGGCTGCTGCTTGACGAAGCAGAAATCGCAATTCGCTTTGCAGATGCGAATCGGATCGGGCTCGTATTCAATGCCCAAATCCGCGTCGATGTCCTTGATAATGTGCAGGCGCCGCAGACGACCATCGGGGTGGCGGACCTGCAACTCCAGCTCTTCTTCAGCGGCGAAAAACTTCGCATCGATGACATCGCGCAACGGCTGTCCGTTGATCGCCACGATCTCGTCCCCCGGATGCAGGTTTCCCTCCGGGATGACATCATGGTGATGGATGTGGCGGACGATGGGCATGGGTTCGGTCAAGATACGCCACAATTAAACTCATAAGCCGGAAAGGTGGCGTCACCCGCCCTCGGGTGACGCCTATTCCCGCCACGCGAGGACATGCGGCGGACACGCAAAACCCCTGCGTAGAGCGACAAGCCGGCTCCCGGATGTGTGGAAGTGTTGACACAAGACGATAAGTGCCAATGGATTTACACACCTCATGACGACATGGCATTCTTGTGCAATGACATATGACTGTCGCAGAGAACCGCAGGACCGGCAGAACGACGGCACGAGCTTTCCAACTGACCGAACCCACGCCGTGCGAGGACATCCGGTGGGCACACAGAATGCCGTGATTCCAGCGAGTGCCCGGGGTATCGGGGATGTTGAAAGACCCCACCTTAATGTCATGCCGAACGAAGTGAGGCATCTCTGGGCGCGCGACGCCGCCCTCAAGCCGTTCGAGCTTCCTCGCCCGTCGGGCTCGGCATGACTCCAATTGTTGCGTCTATGACAATGATTGGCGCAGACTGCGGCTTTCAACAGCGGGCGATGGGACTCGAACCCACGACGTCAAGCTTGGGAAGCTTGCATTCTACCACTGAATTACGCCCGCCTGGATGGACTCTTCCGTTGGGAAGATGCGGGTTTGGGGCGCGCGGTCAAGCGCTTCCGCCCGGAGCGAACGGGTCGTTGCAGGGCGCCCAGATCGACCTTGCCGACGGTCTCGCCGGGGACCGGCCCCAGCACGGCCATCGCGAGACGGTCGGGCACGAACGCTTCGGAGGCAACGTTGCGGATGTCGGCGGCCGACACCTTGCGGATCGCTTTCATCGTCTGCCCCGGCGTGACATAGTCGCCGAGATACAGTTCGTGCCGGGCAATGCGGTGCATGCGCGACGAGGTCGATTCCAAACCCAGCAGCAGGTTGCCGCGCAACTGCGACTTCACATCGTCCAATTCGGTCGCGCCGATTCGCCCATAGGCGAGTTGTCCCATTTCTTTGAGGACCAGATTGCTCGCTTCCAGCATATGCTTCGGGTCGCAGGCGAAGTAGACGCCCAGGAACCCCGCATCCTGATACGAATCCTGAATCGGATAGATCGCATAGACCAGGCCGCGCTGCTCGCGCACGCTCTGGAACAGGCGTGACGACATGCCGCCGCCCAGGATGTTGCTGATGACCAGCACCGTGTGACGGCGCGGATCGGCGAACTTCCACAATGGGAAGCCCAGGCAGACGTGGGTCTGGTTGATCTCGCGGTGCGCCACGCCGCGCTGGACCATGGCGCCATTGGGAGTCGATGGCGCTTCCACCCTGCCGGTCGGCGTGTCGATCGTAAACGCTTTCTTCACCAGCGAGACGAGTTTGGCGTGCGAGAGATTGCCGCAAGCGGCGATCAACATGCGGTCGGGCCGATAAAATCGTGCCCGGTGCTTGTGCAGCGTCTCCCGCGTCGTTCCCATGACTGTCGGAATCGTGCCCGCAATGGAACGTCCGATCGAGTGCCCCGGCCACATCTGCATGGCGAAGAGATCGTGCACCCACTCATTGGGGGTGTCGTGCGCATCTTTGATCTCCTCGGCGATGACGAGACGCTCTTTCTGGACTTCCGCCGCCGGGAGCGT is from Candidatus Zixiibacteriota bacterium and encodes:
- a CDS encoding DUF512 domain-containing protein — its product is MPIVRHIHHHDVIPEGNLHPGDEIVAINGQPLRDVIDAKFFAAEEELELQVRHPDGRLRRLHIIKDIDADLGIEYEPDPIRICKANCDFCFVKQQPRQRRMRRTLHIKDDDYRLSFLHGNFVTLTNMSEDDYARIFEQRLSPLYVSVHSTDDAVRREFLRKPDAEPIVPLLKRLHTQGIDTHTQIVVTPSLNDGAPLWRSFDDLLALYPRVPSVGVVPIGLTKHREKLPTLPLVTQPQAVEILREIGKRHDAMRRQHGVGVIYAADEMYLIADEEIPSADYYDDYCQLENGLGLIRQLLDGFEERESELPRKIPQRRRLCLATATSAGPFIERLCRRINKRVTNLELIPLIVRNDFWGHTVTVSGLLTGTDIAAQFRESGSGADALIVPPDCLNTDDLFLDDETIPSLSEQVGVPVLRSEYDFVQTVLNCLAA
- a CDS encoding pitrilysin family protein — translated: MTASVLNKTILPNGLRVVTESMPDRDSVTIGVWVEVGSRYEDDATAGVSHFLEHMVFKATPTRSAREIALEVERLGGSLNAFTSREHTCYHARVVGRDLPTALEILADLSTRATLPAAEVQKERLVIAEEIKDAHDTPNEWVHDLFAMQMWPGHSIGRSIAGTIPTVMGTTRETLHKHRARFYRPDRMLIAACGNLSHAKLVSLVKKAFTIDTPTGRVEAPSTPNGAMVQRGVAHREINQTHVCLGFPLWKFADPRRHTVLVISNILGGGMSSRLFQSVREQRGLVYAIYPIQDSYQDAGFLGVYFACDPKHMLEASNLVLKEMGQLAYGRIGATELDDVKSQLRGNLLLGLESTSSRMHRIARHELYLGDYVTPGQTMKAIRKVSAADIRNVASEAFVPDRLAMAVLGPVPGETVGKVDLGALQRPVRSGRKRLTARPKPASSQRKSPSRRA